A single window of Candidatus Kapaibacterium thiocyanatum DNA harbors:
- a CDS encoding endonuclease III: MAKRESRAARRTRLASIINILGKTYPDAKAGLDFTNALELLVATIMSAQCTDERVNIVTKSLFKKYRTPEDYLLVPAEELEEDIRSTGFYKNKAKNIRGCCAKLIDDFDGEVPATLEELVSLPGVGRKTANCVLSNYYGIPGITVDTHVIRISNLLKLVDDTDPVRIEFTLMDLMEPELWNSFNHRIITHGRRTCIARRPRCSECTITALCPSAFMPGHK, from the coding sequence ATGGCCAAACGTGAATCCCGTGCGGCACGCCGCACACGCCTCGCATCGATCATCAACATCCTGGGCAAGACCTATCCCGATGCGAAAGCGGGGCTGGACTTCACCAATGCCCTCGAACTCCTCGTGGCCACCATCATGTCCGCGCAGTGCACGGACGAACGCGTCAACATCGTCACCAAGTCCCTCTTCAAGAAGTACCGCACACCGGAAGACTACCTGCTCGTACCCGCCGAGGAACTGGAGGAGGATATCCGTTCCACAGGCTTCTACAAGAACAAGGCGAAGAACATACGGGGATGCTGTGCGAAGCTGATCGACGACTTCGACGGCGAAGTCCCCGCCACGCTCGAGGAACTGGTGTCGCTACCCGGTGTGGGACGAAAGACGGCGAACTGTGTCCTCAGCAATTACTACGGCATCCCGGGGATCACGGTCGATACCCATGTCATCCGCATCAGCAATCTGCTGAAGCTTGTGGACGATACCGATCCCGTGCGTATCGAGTTCACGCTGATGGACCTCATGGAGCCGGAGCTGTGGAACAGCTTCAATCATCGCATCATCACGCATGGACGCCGTACCTGTATTGCGCGGCGTCCGCGTTGTTCGGAATGCACCATCACCGCATTGTGTCCATCGGCCTTCATGCCGGGTCACAAATAG
- a CDS encoding 16S rRNA (guanine(527)-N(7))-methyltransferase RsmG translates to MTKIDFWTACSSNGIILDIEQMERLERYHDELRYWNEKVNMISRKDVSNIWERHILHALALVKYATFPQKARVLDVGTGGGLPGIPLKIARPDLRMLMMDSIRKKVTCTEMFAQHTGLKDIEVRCGRVEDLVKESNYRRGFDVIVSRAVARTGVLLDWVRPLMKPAGGVCYFLKGGDLREEFAEARERHPGLHIEETPIDLFGVPGFKTDDKKIITCSYAL, encoded by the coding sequence ATGACGAAGATCGATTTCTGGACGGCGTGCTCGTCGAACGGCATCATTCTCGACATCGAGCAGATGGAGCGCCTGGAGCGGTATCATGACGAGCTCCGCTACTGGAACGAAAAGGTGAACATGATCTCGCGCAAGGACGTGTCGAACATCTGGGAACGGCACATCCTCCATGCGCTGGCACTGGTGAAGTATGCGACCTTTCCCCAGAAGGCGCGTGTGCTGGACGTCGGTACCGGGGGCGGGCTGCCGGGCATTCCGCTCAAGATCGCCCGGCCGGATCTGCGCATGCTGATGATGGATTCCATCCGCAAGAAGGTGACCTGTACCGAGATGTTCGCCCAGCATACCGGACTCAAGGACATCGAGGTCCGGTGCGGTCGTGTGGAAGATCTCGTGAAGGAATCAAACTACCGGCGCGGGTTCGACGTTATTGTTTCACGGGCCGTGGCGCGTACGGGAGTCCTTCTGGACTGGGTACGCCCCCTCATGAAGCCGGCCGGCGGCGTCTGCTACTTCCTGAAGGGCGGAGACCTGCGCGAGGAATTCGCCGAAGCGCGGGAACGCCATCCCGGACTGCACATCGAGGAGACGCCGATCGATCTGTTCGGCGTGCCGGGCTTCAAAACGGATGACAAGAAGATCATTACCTGCAGCTATGCGCTATAG
- a CDS encoding phosphoribosylglycinamide formyltransferase 2: MKTILLLGSGELGKEFTISVKRLGHRVVAVDSYDDAPAMQVADDRRIVNMLNAAELDAAVSDVQPDIIVPEIEAIRTERLFAYEEQGIHVVPSARAANMTMNRKAIRDLAARELGVRTANYAYASTEEEYLDAVRDIGIPCVVKPLMSSSGKGQSIIRTAADVQAAWTYAMEGSRGDLREVIVEEFIPFESEITLLTVTQKNGPTLFCPPIGHRQERGDYMESWMPHAVKPELLKKAQEMAAQVTAALTGAGIWGVEFFLTSDDVYFSELSPRPHDTGMVTLAGTTNLNEFELHARAVLGYPIPHITLDRAGASAVVLASGNETVPPVFDGLEAVLATPHTDVRIFGKPTTRRYRRMGVALAYGAPDTDIDVLRALATSTAAGITMSLTDEE, encoded by the coding sequence ATGAAGACCATCCTCCTCCTCGGCTCAGGTGAACTCGGCAAGGAGTTCACGATCTCCGTCAAACGCCTCGGACACCGGGTCGTCGCCGTCGACTCCTACGACGATGCTCCGGCCATGCAGGTAGCCGACGACCGGCGTATCGTCAACATGCTCAACGCCGCCGAGCTCGATGCCGCGGTGAGTGATGTGCAACCGGACATCATCGTACCGGAGATCGAAGCCATCCGTACGGAACGTCTGTTCGCCTACGAGGAGCAGGGCATTCACGTCGTGCCCAGCGCACGCGCCGCGAACATGACGATGAACCGCAAGGCCATCCGCGATCTCGCAGCGCGGGAACTCGGCGTACGTACCGCCAACTATGCCTATGCATCGACGGAAGAGGAGTATCTGGATGCCGTGCGCGACATCGGTATTCCCTGCGTCGTGAAACCCCTGATGTCGTCGAGCGGCAAGGGCCAGAGCATCATCCGCACCGCAGCCGACGTACAGGCGGCATGGACCTACGCCATGGAAGGATCACGGGGCGATCTGCGCGAAGTCATCGTCGAGGAATTCATTCCGTTCGAGAGCGAGATCACGCTCCTGACCGTGACGCAGAAGAACGGGCCGACGCTGTTCTGTCCACCCATCGGCCATCGCCAGGAACGCGGCGACTACATGGAAAGCTGGATGCCTCATGCGGTGAAGCCCGAACTGCTGAAGAAGGCGCAGGAAATGGCCGCGCAGGTCACGGCTGCCCTGACGGGTGCAGGCATCTGGGGCGTGGAATTCTTCCTCACGTCCGACGATGTCTACTTCAGCGAGCTGTCGCCCCGTCCCCACGACACGGGTATGGTCACGTTGGCGGGCACGACGAATCTGAACGAGTTCGAGCTTCACGCACGCGCAGTGCTCGGGTATCCGATTCCCCATATCACGCTCGATCGTGCGGGCGCCAGCGCCGTCGTCCTCGCCTCCGGCAACGAAACGGTACCGCCCGTCTTCGATGGACTGGAAGCCGTGCTGGCGACACCGCATACGGACGTGCGGATCTTCGGCAAGCCCACGACGCGGCGCTATCGCCGCATGGGCGTAGCCCTCGCCTATGGCGCGCCGGATACCGATATCGATGTATTGAGAGCCCTGGCCACGTCGACGGCGGCCGGAATCACGATGTCCCTTACGGACGAGGAGTAG
- a CDS encoding primosomal protein N' translates to MFTHRSCVSVALPVPRQDVFTYALPEEAAHARAGCRVLVPLGKRILTGTIVAMDVEAHPKVRPILELLDDEPAFPAPVLSLTRWMAEYYLCSWGEALHAALPSGLSPEGVIRVSMLREPTDEEWTHLQRRAPKRAALLEALHGHTGDVTVAYLQKKLDSTTIADQLDALQRAGLIRIVTDIEAQAGPKRQKAARIASALLDDDQALRNALDQLDHRAPKQSLLLSQLYLAAMRGEGPSLRSQLLQDNDTTASALDALVKKGLVDIVEIDVVRDHDGHREGRLSSRDETDLELTPEQRTAVDAIVQAIDTKTFVPFLLEGITGSGKTLVYQRVIAHALEQGRTALLLVPEISLTPQLSDRFRAMFGERVALLHSRMSVGERADTWRSIKDGTSPLVIGARSAIFAPLPDVGIVIVDEEHESTYKQDDPAPRYHGRDAAVMRANLEACPVVLGSATPSLETIHNVNTGRYHHLRLTTRVDGAIMPSIRVVDMRTERKANPATGAYSPMLLHEIEQRILRKEGSLVFLNRRGYSAQLQCTDCGDVPMCMNCDVALTYHKASFSLRCHYCGYAEPVRTVCTTCGGISLRETGTGTQRIEEELADYLRQHNVDATIHRMDADSTTRRGAHRTILQRFSDGGIDVLIGTQMIAKGLDIGRVTLVGVVNADQQLHQSDFRAAERTVQLLTQVSGRAGRTADKPGEVVIQTSSPDHPAVVAAVTGNYAPWLEEEFASRREAMYPPYVRFVVIELSGLDEAQVAHHARIVQQLIPERTEHLVRLPAVVPTIARLRNRYRQIIVVKGFKHTDPSGRHLRAALNGALDAYHSSWAAASIRVTVDVDASGSL, encoded by the coding sequence GTGTTCACCCATCGTTCCTGTGTTTCCGTCGCACTGCCCGTCCCCCGACAGGACGTCTTCACGTATGCGCTGCCCGAAGAAGCGGCCCATGCGCGTGCAGGATGCCGGGTACTCGTACCGTTGGGCAAACGGATCCTCACAGGTACGATCGTGGCGATGGACGTCGAGGCGCATCCCAAAGTACGCCCGATCCTGGAACTCCTCGACGACGAGCCTGCCTTCCCCGCTCCCGTGCTCTCGCTGACGCGCTGGATGGCCGAATACTATCTGTGCTCGTGGGGCGAAGCCCTCCATGCGGCATTGCCGTCGGGCCTGTCGCCCGAAGGCGTCATCCGTGTGAGCATGCTGCGCGAACCCACGGACGAGGAATGGACGCATCTGCAGAGGCGCGCACCGAAACGCGCCGCCCTGCTCGAAGCCCTGCACGGTCATACCGGCGACGTCACCGTAGCCTATCTCCAGAAGAAACTCGACTCGACGACGATCGCCGACCAGCTCGATGCTCTCCAACGTGCAGGATTGATCCGGATCGTGACGGATATCGAAGCGCAGGCCGGTCCCAAACGACAGAAGGCCGCGCGTATCGCCTCCGCATTGCTCGATGACGACCAGGCTCTGCGCAATGCCCTCGATCAGCTCGACCATCGTGCTCCGAAACAGTCGCTGCTCCTGAGCCAGCTCTACCTCGCTGCCATGCGTGGAGAAGGGCCCTCGCTCCGCAGCCAGCTTCTCCAGGATAACGACACGACTGCATCGGCGCTGGACGCACTGGTGAAGAAGGGACTCGTCGACATCGTCGAGATCGACGTCGTACGCGATCACGATGGCCACCGTGAAGGACGGCTGTCATCGCGTGACGAGACGGACCTGGAGCTCACACCGGAACAACGGACGGCCGTCGATGCCATCGTCCAGGCCATCGACACGAAGACCTTCGTGCCGTTCCTGCTCGAGGGTATCACGGGATCGGGAAAGACGCTGGTCTATCAGCGTGTCATCGCACATGCGCTGGAACAGGGGCGGACCGCACTCCTTCTCGTACCCGAGATATCGCTCACACCGCAACTGTCCGACCGATTCCGTGCGATGTTCGGCGAACGTGTGGCCCTCCTGCACAGTCGCATGAGCGTCGGCGAACGTGCCGACACCTGGCGTTCCATCAAGGACGGAACGTCGCCCCTCGTCATCGGTGCACGCTCGGCTATCTTCGCGCCCCTGCCCGATGTCGGCATCGTCATCGTGGATGAAGAACACGAATCCACCTACAAGCAGGACGACCCTGCACCACGCTATCACGGACGCGACGCAGCCGTCATGCGGGCGAATCTCGAAGCATGTCCTGTCGTCCTCGGTTCGGCGACACCGTCGCTCGAAACCATCCACAACGTCAACACCGGCCGCTATCATCACCTGCGTCTCACCACGCGTGTGGACGGCGCCATCATGCCATCGATCCGGGTGGTCGACATGCGCACCGAACGCAAGGCGAATCCGGCGACGGGCGCCTACAGCCCGATGCTCCTGCACGAGATCGAACAGCGCATCCTGCGGAAGGAAGGCTCACTGGTCTTCCTCAATCGCCGCGGATATTCGGCACAGCTCCAGTGTACGGACTGCGGCGATGTTCCGATGTGCATGAACTGCGACGTCGCCCTCACCTATCACAAGGCCTCGTTCTCCCTGCGCTGCCACTACTGCGGCTATGCCGAACCGGTACGTACCGTATGCACGACGTGCGGTGGCATCTCGCTCAGGGAAACGGGAACCGGCACGCAGCGGATCGAAGAGGAACTCGCCGACTACCTGCGCCAGCACAACGTCGACGCCACGATCCACCGCATGGACGCCGACTCGACCACACGCAGGGGTGCACATCGCACCATCCTCCAACGCTTCTCCGACGGCGGTATCGACGTCCTCATCGGCACGCAGATGATCGCCAAGGGACTCGACATCGGCCGCGTAACGCTGGTCGGTGTGGTGAATGCGGACCAGCAGCTCCATCAGAGCGACTTCCGTGCCGCAGAGCGTACCGTACAACTCCTGACGCAGGTTTCCGGGCGTGCGGGACGTACGGCCGACAAACCGGGCGAGGTGGTGATCCAGACCAGCAGTCCCGACCACCCGGCCGTCGTCGCAGCCGTGACCGGCAACTACGCTCCCTGGCTCGAAGAGGAATTCGCCTCGCGACGCGAGGCCATGTATCCGCCATACGTACGCTTCGTCGTCATCGAATTGTCGGGACTGGATGAAGCGCAGGTCGCGCATCATGCCCGTATCGTGCAGCAGCTCATTCCCGAACGGACGGAACATCTCGTCCGCCTGCCGGCCGTCGTGCCAACCATCGCCCGTCTGCGCAACCGCTATCGTCAGATCATCGTCGTCAAGGGCTTCAAGCACACCGACCCGTCGGGCAGGCATCTGCGTGCCGCGCTGAACGGTGCTCTCGATGCCTATCATTCATCCTGGGCGGCCGCATCCATCCGCGTCACCGTTGATGTCGATGCCAGCGGCTCGTTGTAG
- a CDS encoding LPS export ABC transporter ATP-binding protein, which yields MKVYKKRTVVKGSTLSVKQGEVVGLLGPNGAGKTTTFYMMVGMVKPNRGRVFLDDGDITGTAMYKRARRGIAYLPQEASIFRRLSVEQNITAILQLKRMSSARRKERLEELLEEFGITRIRKSKGYMLSGGERRRCEIARALATDPKFVLLDEPFAGIDPIAVEDIMQIVRQLRTKGIGVLITDHNVHETLSITDRAYILIDGSIFVNGTAEDIAANAEVRRRYLGENFTLGRY from the coding sequence ATGAAGGTCTACAAGAAGCGTACGGTGGTGAAGGGAAGTACCCTCTCCGTCAAGCAGGGTGAGGTCGTAGGATTGCTCGGTCCCAACGGTGCGGGCAAGACGACGACGTTCTACATGATGGTGGGGATGGTGAAGCCGAACAGGGGGCGCGTCTTTCTCGATGATGGCGACATCACGGGAACGGCCATGTACAAGCGTGCCCGCCGTGGGATCGCCTATCTTCCGCAGGAAGCGTCGATCTTCCGCCGGCTCTCCGTCGAACAGAACATCACGGCCATCCTTCAGCTCAAGCGTATGTCGTCTGCCAGACGCAAGGAACGTCTGGAGGAACTGCTCGAGGAATTCGGTATCACGCGTATCCGCAAGAGCAAGGGCTACATGCTCTCGGGGGGCGAACGTCGCCGCTGCGAGATCGCCCGGGCCCTCGCCACGGATCCGAAATTCGTCCTGCTCGACGAGCCCTTCGCCGGTATCGACCCCATCGCGGTCGAGGATATCATGCAGATCGTGCGACAACTGCGCACGAAAGGAATCGGCGTCCTGATCACCGATCATAACGTCCATGAGACGCTGTCCATCACGGACCGCGCCTATATTCTCATCGACGGAAGCATCTTCGTGAACGGTACGGCCGAAGACATCGCAGCCAATGCCGAAGTACGCCGCCGTTATCTCGGCGAGAATTTCACGCTCGGCCGTTACTGA
- a CDS encoding D-alanyl-D-alanine carboxypeptidase/D-alanyl-D-alanine-endopeptidase: MISYFCTAATEELPLSIRSTIPSLLTAIVALASCFGASAQDSSRQQPTSINLPIPSQYDSTKALAALRSRLDAVFGGPAHRSAQFSGYVVSLKRGNVLYERNPNLMLTPASTTKLFSTAAAFHLFGPNGGINTDIHTDGRLDDKGTLHGNVYLIGRGDALLTVNDLEDLADKVRAAGVKRITGNVYADNSHFDPVGDRAVYSGDGEQVQPMPPVAALTVNKGTVTVLVTGSVGGRVSVQTIPSSETFDVVIAGGAPAKGRRARRGRLQVNSRTLDNGFQQFVVSGSPGANRTVSKYVSMSRPALAAAGTLYSRLRAGGIDIDGTVSEKHAPPAARRLVSFQRPLVDFASVVNKRSDNYLAEHVFKMVGAHCGDHTTTAVRAKKAMLEILDSLDIQRTGCLFNDGSGLSRRNRVSASIETNLLREIATQPYADEFRATLAIAGRDGTLRGRMTGTRAEANLVGKTGTLRNVSALSGYVTTADGEPLAFSFISNGPSVGTYKARENDAGAILAAFSYRTPVVVPPPAAAVVPPAPERRSAIAPKKSVRRKTATPQRQQPRHRIRQRGAGRTTGAIRRSTQKQGRQKATTKRARKRTR; this comes from the coding sequence ATGATCTCGTATTTTTGCACGGCAGCCACTGAGGAACTCCCGTTGTCCATCCGCTCGACGATACCTTCGCTGCTGACGGCGATCGTTGCCCTTGCCTCATGCTTCGGCGCCAGTGCCCAGGATTCATCCCGTCAGCAACCAACGTCCATCAATCTTCCGATCCCTTCGCAATACGACAGCACGAAGGCGCTCGCCGCATTGCGCAGCAGGCTCGATGCCGTCTTCGGTGGTCCTGCCCATCGCAGTGCGCAGTTCAGCGGCTACGTCGTCTCGCTCAAGCGAGGGAACGTGCTCTACGAGCGCAATCCCAACCTCATGCTGACGCCGGCATCCACGACGAAGCTCTTCTCCACCGCTGCGGCCTTCCATCTCTTCGGTCCGAACGGCGGCATCAACACGGACATCCATACGGACGGACGACTCGACGACAAGGGAACGCTGCACGGCAACGTCTATCTCATCGGCCGTGGCGATGCCCTGCTCACCGTCAACGATCTCGAAGACCTCGCGGACAAGGTCCGTGCCGCGGGCGTGAAACGCATCACGGGTAACGTCTATGCGGACAACTCGCACTTCGATCCCGTCGGCGACCGGGCCGTCTACAGTGGCGATGGTGAACAGGTACAGCCCATGCCGCCCGTCGCTGCGCTCACGGTCAACAAGGGAACCGTCACCGTTCTCGTGACGGGTTCCGTCGGTGGACGCGTTTCGGTACAGACCATTCCGTCGAGCGAGACCTTCGATGTCGTCATTGCGGGAGGCGCACCGGCGAAAGGCAGACGTGCACGACGCGGACGGCTCCAGGTCAACAGCAGAACGCTCGACAACGGCTTCCAGCAGTTCGTCGTGAGCGGCTCACCCGGTGCCAACCGTACCGTGTCGAAGTACGTTTCGATGTCACGTCCCGCACTCGCGGCGGCGGGAACGCTCTACAGCAGACTGCGGGCGGGCGGCATCGACATCGACGGTACCGTTTCGGAAAAGCATGCGCCCCCGGCCGCACGACGCCTCGTCTCGTTCCAGCGTCCCCTCGTCGACTTCGCCTCGGTGGTGAACAAGCGCAGCGACAACTATCTCGCAGAGCATGTCTTCAAGATGGTCGGCGCCCATTGCGGTGATCATACGACAACGGCCGTGCGTGCGAAGAAGGCGATGCTCGAGATCCTCGACTCGCTCGACATCCAGCGAACGGGATGTCTGTTCAACGACGGCAGCGGACTCTCCCGACGCAACCGCGTGTCGGCGTCCATCGAAACCAACCTCCTGCGCGAGATCGCCACGCAGCCCTATGCGGACGAGTTCCGGGCGACGCTGGCCATCGCCGGACGCGACGGTACGTTGCGCGGCAGGATGACGGGAACGCGCGCCGAGGCCAACCTCGTGGGCAAGACGGGTACGCTGCGGAACGTGAGCGCTCTTTCCGGCTACGTGACTACCGCCGATGGCGAACCGCTCGCCTTCTCCTTCATCTCCAATGGTCCGAGCGTCGGTACATACAAGGCCAGGGAGAACGATGCCGGTGCGATACTGGCAGCCTTCAGTTACCGGACTCCCGTCGTCGTCCCCCCCCCTGCTGCGGCCGTCGTGCCTCCTGCTCCCGAACGCCGAAGCGCGATCGCACCGAAGAAATCAGTGCGCAGGAAAACAGCAACCCCACAACGTCAGCAACCACGTCATCGAATCCGGCAACGCGGTGCGGGACGTACGACTGGTGCCATTCGTCGGTCAACGCAAAAGCAAGGCCGACAGAAAGCGACCACGAAGCGAGCCCGAAAGCGGACACGCTAG
- a CDS encoding tRNA (adenosine(37)-N6)-dimethylallyltransferase MiaA — protein MPPVADHRPVLVIAGPTAAGKTAVSLALAARLRIEVVCADARQVYRHLDIGTAKPTPDEQRVCPHHCIDLLEPSEPYNAADYARDAAKAIAGIAPDVLPVLVGGSGLYIDALLDGLSETVIATDPDVRAHMHERFEREGREALYRELSIIDPRAAARYTDMNPRRVLRALEYHRMTGMPFSSTWDAPRTPGPYEPHRIVVTQPRPILYERINHRCDLMWEAGLVQETERVLALGIPPTAQALHTVGYTEALAVLHGEMDAATALERMKQSTRNYAKRQLTWFGRDRRYRWYEGDPAGIAEKIITDTAYEMLIRSYTG, from the coding sequence ATGCCTCCGGTCGCTGACCATCGTCCCGTTCTCGTCATCGCCGGTCCAACGGCCGCAGGAAAGACGGCCGTCTCACTCGCTCTCGCCGCACGACTCCGGATCGAAGTCGTCTGTGCCGATGCGCGTCAGGTCTACCGCCATCTCGACATCGGTACGGCCAAGCCGACACCGGACGAGCAACGGGTTTGCCCGCATCACTGCATCGACCTTCTCGAGCCGTCGGAACCGTACAATGCGGCCGACTACGCACGGGATGCCGCGAAGGCGATCGCGGGGATCGCCCCGGACGTCCTCCCTGTCCTCGTAGGAGGATCGGGGCTCTACATCGATGCGCTCCTGGACGGTCTGTCGGAAACGGTCATCGCCACCGATCCCGATGTGCGTGCCCATATGCACGAGCGCTTCGAGCGAGAAGGACGCGAGGCATTGTATCGCGAGCTCTCCATCATCGATCCGCGCGCTGCGGCACGGTATACGGACATGAATCCCCGGCGCGTGCTCCGTGCTCTCGAGTATCACCGGATGACGGGAATGCCCTTCTCGTCCACATGGGATGCACCACGCACACCAGGACCGTACGAACCGCATCGTATCGTCGTCACGCAACCTCGTCCCATCCTGTACGAGCGCATCAACCATCGCTGCGACCTCATGTGGGAGGCAGGCCTGGTGCAGGAAACGGAACGCGTCCTCGCACTGGGTATCCCGCCGACTGCGCAGGCCCTGCATACCGTGGGCTATACGGAAGCGCTCGCCGTACTGCACGGAGAGATGGACGCAGCGACCGCTCTCGAGCGGATGAAGCAGTCGACGCGCAACTACGCGAAGCGTCAGCTTACGTGGTTCGGTAGAGACCGGCGCTATCGCTGGTACGAGGGCGATCCTGCAGGAATCGCGGAAAAGATCATCACCGATACGGCATATGAGATGCTGATACGTTCTTACACGGGATGA
- a CDS encoding protein-L-isoaspartate O-methyltransferase, producing MVSRHHPRTNTVFDEQRQHLLFQLRQRGITDQNVLAAIGRIPREQFVPQAIRSRAYEDTALPIDDRQTISQPFTVAFMTQYLAVVPGMKVLEIGTGSGYQAAVLAELGARVYTIERHAALHQKSRAILESLGYRVTCRHGDGTIGWTEHAPYDGIIVTAGAPDVPEALARQLTIGGRLLVPVGDTNQQTLYRVTRTGDETWSVDDLGPFKFVPLIGRQGWEDASGR from the coding sequence ATGGTATCCCGTCATCATCCCAGAACGAACACGGTATTCGACGAACAACGTCAACACCTCCTCTTCCAGCTCCGTCAGCGTGGCATCACCGACCAGAACGTCCTCGCGGCGATAGGACGCATCCCGCGCGAACAGTTCGTACCGCAGGCGATACGCAGCCGCGCCTATGAAGACACGGCACTGCCCATCGACGACCGTCAGACCATCTCCCAGCCCTTCACCGTTGCGTTCATGACGCAATACCTGGCCGTCGTGCCGGGTATGAAGGTGCTCGAAATCGGAACGGGCAGCGGATACCAGGCAGCCGTACTCGCCGAACTCGGCGCCCGCGTCTATACCATCGAACGCCATGCCGCGCTTCACCAGAAATCGCGCGCCATCCTCGAATCCCTCGGCTATCGTGTGACGTGCCGTCATGGCGACGGTACGATAGGCTGGACGGAGCATGCACCCTATGACGGCATCATCGTTACGGCAGGTGCACCAGACGTTCCCGAAGCCCTGGCACGACAGCTCACCATCGGAGGACGTCTGCTCGTCCCTGTAGGTGACACCAACCAGCAGACGCTCTATCGCGTCACACGTACGGGCGACGAGACGTGGTCGGTCGACGACCTGGGGCCGTTCAAGTTCGTTCCGCTCATCGGACGCCAGGGATGGGAAGATGCCTCCGGTCGCTGA
- a CDS encoding TIGR00159 family protein, translating into MIELFRIGFLSVWLVDVIDVLVIAILFYVVYRALRDTVAVQILFALVILLALSFITEAANLKTVNWVLRRIADIGLIAFIVLFQPELRRVLLMLTQSRLFRLFIRTSDNETIDDVVDAAREMAAKHIGALIVFSRSEHIKVTIETGIELQAAVSAELLLSIFNPRSPLHDGAVVIDNQTVVAARCVLPLSSQQKVGTKNLGTRHRAGLGLSEQADIVALIVSEETGSISIAYQGDLEIDIAPEHLKSLLQEHIAAMAAS; encoded by the coding sequence ATGATCGAACTGTTCCGCATCGGTTTTCTATCGGTATGGCTCGTCGACGTGATCGACGTGCTCGTGATCGCCATCCTGTTCTATGTAGTCTATCGCGCCCTGCGCGATACCGTCGCCGTCCAGATCCTCTTCGCCCTCGTCATCCTCCTCGCCCTGTCCTTCATCACGGAGGCGGCGAACCTGAAGACTGTGAACTGGGTGCTCAGACGTATCGCGGACATCGGTCTCATCGCCTTCATCGTCCTGTTCCAGCCCGAACTGCGCCGCGTGCTGCTCATGCTCACACAATCACGTCTGTTCCGTCTGTTCATCAGGACCAGCGACAACGAGACGATCGACGACGTGGTCGATGCCGCACGTGAAATGGCCGCCAAGCACATCGGTGCACTCATCGTCTTCTCCCGTTCCGAACATATCAAGGTCACCATCGAAACCGGGATCGAACTCCAGGCAGCCGTATCGGCGGAACTGCTGCTGTCGATCTTCAATCCCCGCTCGCCACTGCACGATGGTGCCGTGGTGATCGACAACCAGACCGTCGTAGCCGCACGCTGCGTCCTGCCTCTCAGCAGCCAGCAGAAGGTGGGCACGAAGAATCTCGGCACCCGGCACCGGGCCGGCCTGGGCCTCAGCGAACAGGCCGACATCGTAGCCCTCATCGTCTCGGAGGAAACCGGCTCCATCAGCATCGCCTACCAGGGCGACCTCGAAATAGACATCGCTCCCGAGCACCTCAAGAGCCTTCTCCAGGAACATATCGCGGCAATGGCCGCATCATGA